One Cryobacterium roopkundense genomic region harbors:
- a CDS encoding ABC transporter permease, with product MTSATNTGSRARGSASLKHRLAERGVDTKLLLLVPAIVFALLLFVYPFAYGIGLTFQPLAGTQDQWGGGIFANYVAFFRDDFIFDSVWLTLRLALPAALFNVLVSIPIAFKLRSKFRGKRMLQTLLVLPITLGTVLTAQGLLIFAGRQGWLNRFLLENGIIDQPLQLVNNYLGVMLSLIISGFPFAYLLISSYLSGIDPSLEAAAKTLGANWKQRFRRITLPLLAPGLATTFILTFVLAFSVFPSARLVGDASGETRVLALMAYRAFSEQLDYSMASTIAMMMGVVELIVIAFVFLGRSFLYKGSTGGKG from the coding sequence ATGACGTCCGCCACCAATACGGGCTCGCGGGCGCGGGGGTCGGCCAGCCTCAAGCACCGGCTGGCCGAACGCGGAGTCGACACGAAGCTCCTGCTGCTCGTGCCGGCCATCGTCTTCGCGCTGCTCTTGTTCGTGTATCCCTTCGCCTACGGCATCGGGCTCACCTTCCAGCCACTCGCCGGTACGCAGGATCAGTGGGGCGGCGGAATCTTCGCCAACTATGTGGCGTTCTTCAGGGACGACTTCATCTTCGACTCCGTCTGGCTCACTCTGAGGCTCGCCCTTCCCGCCGCGCTGTTCAACGTGCTCGTCTCCATCCCGATCGCCTTCAAGCTGCGCAGCAAGTTCCGCGGAAAGCGGATGCTGCAAACCCTGCTCGTGCTGCCCATCACGCTGGGTACCGTGCTCACCGCCCAGGGGCTGCTGATCTTCGCCGGACGCCAGGGCTGGCTCAACCGGTTCCTGCTGGAAAACGGCATCATCGACCAGCCGCTCCAGCTCGTGAACAACTACCTCGGCGTGATGCTGTCGCTGATCATCTCGGGCTTCCCCTTCGCGTACCTGCTCATCTCGTCGTACCTGTCCGGCATCGATCCCTCGCTCGAAGCCGCGGCGAAGACCCTCGGCGCCAACTGGAAGCAGCGCTTCCGCCGCATCACGCTGCCGCTGCTCGCGCCAGGACTGGCCACAACGTTCATCCTCACGTTCGTGCTCGCGTTCAGCGTGTTTCCGTCCGCACGACTCGTGGGTGACGCGTCCGGTGAAACCCGGGTGCTCGCGCTGATGGCCTACCGGGCGTTCTCTGAGCAGCTGGACTACAGCATGGCATCCACTATCGCAATGATGATGGGGGTGGTGGAACTCATCGTGATCGCGTTCGTGTTCCTGGGCCGCTCCTTCCTCTATAAGGGTTCAACGGGAGGGAAGGGCTGA
- a CDS encoding ABC transporter permease produces the protein MSNSQLTSTPTPQAAPPTEVVNIVKNRNRGKLAPGEKSLVASPGTWFVWFGIAAFFIFLFGIVLSVLVDSLGKPWFNTWLPESFTLGWYQESWARFDLTHIIGVTLLVAFSVIVISVIIGVPASYVLARSNFPGKKLVMLLFLLPILIPPITFGIPLATVMYNFGLGRTVLAVILVNLVPSVPFVIITMTPFIEQINPSIENAARMCGASMYRVFTKILAPLLIPGILAASILVLVRTVGMFDLTFLVSGPSSDTLVVAIYRAMTSAGGGESRQLISSMGVIYTAMMLLILIIALRFINPTQLVAQVKDSRED, from the coding sequence ATGTCCAACTCACAGCTGACGTCCACACCAACACCGCAGGCCGCTCCACCCACCGAGGTGGTCAACATCGTCAAGAACCGCAATCGTGGCAAGCTCGCGCCCGGCGAGAAATCCCTCGTGGCCTCACCCGGCACCTGGTTTGTCTGGTTCGGCATCGCGGCCTTCTTCATCTTCCTGTTCGGCATCGTGCTCAGCGTGCTCGTGGACTCGCTCGGCAAGCCGTGGTTCAACACCTGGCTGCCGGAGAGCTTCACTCTGGGCTGGTACCAGGAGTCCTGGGCGCGATTCGACCTGACGCACATCATCGGGGTGACACTCCTGGTGGCCTTCTCCGTGATCGTGATCTCGGTGATCATCGGGGTGCCGGCGTCGTACGTGCTCGCCCGCAGCAACTTCCCGGGTAAGAAGCTCGTGATGCTGTTGTTCCTGCTGCCCATCCTGATCCCGCCGATCACCTTCGGCATCCCGCTCGCAACCGTGATGTACAACTTCGGCCTCGGCCGCACCGTGCTCGCCGTCATCCTGGTGAACCTCGTGCCGTCAGTGCCGTTCGTGATCATCACGATGACGCCGTTCATCGAGCAGATCAACCCGTCCATTGAAAACGCGGCCCGCATGTGCGGGGCCAGCATGTACCGCGTCTTCACCAAGATCCTGGCCCCCCTGTTGATCCCGGGAATCCTGGCCGCGAGCATCCTCGTTCTCGTGCGCACCGTCGGCATGTTCGACCTCACCTTCCTGGTGTCGGGTCCGAGCTCCGACACCCTGGTCGTGGCCATCTACCGCGCCATGACGAGCGCCGGCGGCGGCGAGTCCCGCCAGCTCATCTCCTCGATGGGCGTGATCTACACCGCCATGATGCTGCTCATTCTGATCATCGCCCTCCGCTTCATCAATCCGACCCAGCTGGTGGCCCAGGTCAAGGACTCCCGTGAAGACTGA